A single genomic interval of Oryctolagus cuniculus chromosome 19, mOryCun1.1, whole genome shotgun sequence harbors:
- the LOC100340309 gene encoding serine/threonine-protein kinase MARK2-like, with protein sequence MSGDRSSHTEEEVFQGYEVLRTLGKGSFGKVKLARHVESGTTLAVKIIARGHADSSEFPQARVEAEIMSSLHHPHIVQLMQVDYTAERAYLFMEYISVGDLGKLVAVRGHLEEGEACYYFSQTLEAVEYCHKQHIVHRDIKLENLLVDRNMCIKLIDFGLSQKLAEGQQLNSLCGSLEYCAPEEFLGKEFDGYKADVWSLGVLLYTMVKGWLPFEGNSFAYLKAAILAGSYLIPSSISGELEQLLDWLMTCDPAERPTVADAMGHKWLSMEQKGPKLSEDTAKQTQSSTEDEDLSESVESLSSQEGLREQDGPLWGKAQLQAHLRGGGSEIYMGLPGPSHVTEGPKYLSGLLFQLGREEEDGRLSPALSWGKSQEGFSGAARPELTEVELLASPQDAEAQSYLVELGFQLSRKVVPLTPSLQASTTSPVLPEGDPSSGLNACHGARRMDGSPPGVMMIHTPRPVLRYNSSVSSASTLNTNSSEAGRSDGPHPVIRRRTYILGPVLSHNSSLSSIATISITSSETERTDSPQPGIRRKTYIPWPGLRYNSPVSSISTLSSSSSEDHLADRSCSQGVTENESLPENQQDEEAGTSPAKAAKSKGRRGVCRRMVNCLLRVCCILPDPEEDL encoded by the coding sequence ATGAGTGGTGACAGATCCTCCCACACAGAGGAGGAGGTGTTCCAGGGATATGAAGTCCTCAGAACCCTTGGCAAGGGCAGCTTCGGCAAGGTGAAGCTGGCCCGCCATGTGGAGAGTGGGACCACGTTGGCTGTGAAGATCATTGCCAGAGGGCACGCGGATTCCTCCGAGTTCCCACAAGCAAGGGTAGAAGCAGAGATTATGAGTTCTCTGCATCACCCTCACATTGTACAGCTAATGCAGGTAGACTACACGGCAGAGAGAGCCTACCTGTTCATGGAATATATTAGCGTGGGGGACCTTGGAAAGTTAGTGGCAGTGCGCGGCCACCTTGAGGAAGGAGAAGCGTGCTACTATTTCAGTCAGACCCTGGAAGCAGTGGAGTACTGCCATAAGCAGCACATTGTCCACAGagatataaaattagaaaatctccTTGTGGACAGAAACATGTGTATTAAACTAATTGACTTTGGCTTAAGCCAAAAATTGGCTGAAGGCCAACAACTCAATTCATTGTGTGGCAGCCTCGAATACTGTGCCCCGGAAGAATTCTTAGGGAAGGAATTCGATGGCTACAAGGCCGACGTGTGGAGCCTGGGCGTGCTCCTATACACCATGGTGAAAGGGTGGCTGCCCTTTGAAGGGAACAGCTTTGCATACTTGAAGGCAGCCATCCTGGCTGGCTCTTACCTAATCCCCTCCTCTATAAGcggggaactggagcagctgctggACTGGCTGATGACCTGTGACCCTGCTGAGAGGCCCACAGTGGCAGATGCTATGGGCCACAAGTGGCTCAGCATGGAGCAGAAAGGGCCCAAACTGAGTGAAGATACAGCCAAACAGACTCAGAGTTCAACCGAGGACGAGGACCTCAGTGAAAGTGTGGAGAGCCTGAGCTCTCAGGAGGGCCTCAGAGAACAGGACGGCCCCCTGTGGGGAAAAGCCCAGCTACAGGCTCacctcagaggaggaggaagcgaAATTTACATGGGGCTCCCAGGTCCTTCGCATGTTACTGAAGGTCCGAAATACCTCTCAGGCCTCCTCTTCCAGCTGGGCCGTGAGGAGGAGGATGGCCGCTTGTCCCCTGCTCTGAGCTGGGGGAAATCCCAGGAGGGCTTCAGTGGAGCAGCGAGACCTGAGCTCACTGAAGTGGAGCTTCTAGCATCTCCCCAGGATGCTGAGGCCCAAAGCTACCTGGTGGAGCTGGGCTTTCAGCTGAGCCGTAAAGTAGTCCCCCTGACACCCAGTCTCCAAGCCAGCACCACGTCCCCAGTGCTGCCCGAAGGTGACCCATCATcagggctaaatgcctgccatggAGCCCGCAGGATGGACGGTTCCCCACCTGGCGTGATGATGATCCACACTCCTCGCCCAGTCCTCAGGTATAACAGCTCCGTGTCCTCTGCGTCCACTCTCAACACCAACAGCAGTGAGGCTGGCAGGTCAGATGGTCCCCACCCTGTCATAAGGAGGAGGACCTACATTCTTGGGCCAGTTCTCAGCCACAACAGCTCCTTGTCCTCCATAGCCACTATCAGCATCACCAGCAGTGAGACTGAGAGGACAGATAGTCCCCAACCTGGGATAAGGAGGAAGACCTACATTCCCTGGCCAGGCCTCAGGTACAACAGCCCCGTGTCCTCCATATCCACTCTCAGCTCCAGCAGCAGTGAGGACCACTTAGCAGACAGGAGCTGTTCCcagggagtgacagagaatgagagccTCCCAGAAAACCAACAGGACGAGGAGGCAGGGACCTCACCTGCTAAAGCTGCCAAGAGCAAGGGCCGCCGGGGGGTCTGCAGGAGGATGGTGAACTGCCTTCTGCGGGTGTGTTGTATCCtgccagacccagaggaagacctCTGA